A single region of the Salvia splendens isolate huo1 chromosome 18, SspV2, whole genome shotgun sequence genome encodes:
- the LOC121776425 gene encoding probable dynein light chain: protein METTKHTTLKQLMHSGGDGVPPRPRRKPPIHKHNEEEVKLAALAISFNMRLRSADMPLPMQERALRHARALLDAAAHRRRPNPTLLARSLKKEFDSVYGPAWHCVAGKSFGSFVTHTPGGFLYFSIDSLSFLLFKTEVHPISQTS from the exons ATGGAGACGACCAAGCATACCACCTTAAAACAGCTCATGCACAGCGGCGGCGACGGAGTCCCCCCTCGGCCTCGGCGGAAGCCTCCAATCCACAAACACAATGAAGAAGAAGTGAAGTTAGCTGCCTTAGCAATCAGCTTCAACATGAGGCTGAGGTCCGCCGACATGCCGCTTCCCATGCAAGAGCGCGCCCTCCGCCACGCCCGAGCCCTCCTTGACGCGGCCGcccaccgccgccgccccaACCCCACCCTCCTCGCCCGCTCCCTAAAAAAG GAATTTGACTCGGTGTATGGACCAGCATGGCACTGCGTGGCCGGGAAGAGTTTTGGATCGTTCGTGACTCACACACCGGGTGGCTTTCTCTACTTCTCCATTGACTcgctttcctttctccttttcAAGACGGAGGTTCATCCCATCTCACAGACATCTTGA